Below is a window of Blastopirellula marina DNA.
GAAAAAGTCACCGAGCCGAATTTGATTACCAGTATGGTCGGTGAATTTCGTATCGAGGGGGAGTTGGTCGTTGAGATGTTCTTCGACGTCCAACCCATCGACGGCTGCTGGCGTTTCGTTAATTTGGGCGGATGCGCTCATGCTCAGTAACGAGCACACGCACATGGCCAAAATTGATCGAACTAGCAAACCGCCTCGCATTCTATTAACACGCTGTTGAGGAAATAGTTAGTTGGATTCGTATTGCTGGGCGACAACCTTCATGGCCTGATCGATAGGCATGCCGATTGTCTTGGTTTCTTTATTGACCCAGGTGTAGCCATTGTTCAACTTGGCCTTCTGAGCACTTAGGATGCTCTCGACAGCTCCCAGACGAACATCACGTTTTGCGGCTTCGTGCGTGGTCGAATACTGCAAGTAGGCGGCCTGAAGTCCAATGATACAAATAAAGGTAACGATCGCACTCAGAAAACCTACCAGGGCGATCATCGGTGTGTTGAGATCGTCATAGTTCGGCGCGGTAGGAGCGTCGTGAGCATGATCGACTGCCGGAGCAGGCGTTGCTTCCGAAGCTTCCGTTTCAGGTGCGTTTTCAGGTGTATCTGACATCCAATCGCCCTAATTAATGATTTTGAAGGGCCAACGATTCGTCCAATCGGGGATCTTTGATCGGAACGAGCGGCTTATCCGTGGCAAACCAAATTAGCGAGCTAATGTAGACACCGCCAATTCCCAGCAAACAGCAGACATCCGTCAAACCGAAGGTCGGTGGTCCGTCTGCGGCACCAACTTGTGGCATGATGATGTAATACAGGTCAACGTAGTGCATCACGAGGATGAAAACGGCCCAGCCCGAAAGGATGTACTTGTTGCGACGGACATGTCGCGACATGACACCAAAGAATGGTATGAAGAACTGGCCGAAAAGCAAAAAGATGGCGACGTATGCCCAACCATGTTCCTGCCGACGCAGATACCATTCAGTTTCTTCAGGGATGTTGGCGTACCAGATCAGCAAGTACTGACTGAAAGCGATATAGCCCCAGAACAGCGTGAAGCCGAACGTGTACTTACCAAGGTCGTGGTAATGTTCCTTCGTGACGATGCCAACAAGCTTTCCGTCGCTTTGCAGGAGGAACAGGATCAACGTGATCGCTGCAAAAAAGCTAACCGCACAACCAGCGAAGAAGTAAACACCGAAGATGGTGCTGAACCAATGCGGATCGAGCGACATCAACCAGTCGAACGAGGCGAACGTGACCGTGAGGGCGAACACGATGACCGCAATTGAGCTGTTCTTTTGCAGGTTCAAGGTGATCTGCTTGTCACCCGTACCATCTTGTTTTAGCGAGTTGGTGTAGAAGTAACGAGCGATCCCAATCCATGCCGCGAAGTAAAGTACGGCACGAATGGCGAAGAATCCCCAGTTCAAGTAGGGAGATTTGTGGGCGATCAGTTGATCGTAATGTTCGCCACCGGGGACGGTGAGTTCGGGATTGTTCCAGTCGAACAACGAGTGGCTGCCAAACAAAACCGGAAGGAGGATGACGAGAAATAAGATCGACATCGGAATCAGGTTTTGCATCATCAACTCAGCCACACGACGAACGACAACGTTCCAACCTGCGCGGGCGAGGAAGTGGATCGGCACGAAAAACAACGCACCCAGCGAAATGCTCAGGAAGTAAACGAAGCTCGTGAGGAACGAATGGAAGAAGTAAGACTTATCTTCCTGCATCAGGCCAAGAGCCATGGCCAGAAGCAAGAACACGACTCCAGCGCCGAGCGCGACGACCCGCACCGACTGCCAAGCCGGATTGAGGCGGATCGATTCATCATCCGTCACGGTGATCGTAGGTTTATGGTGACCGCCCATTGCGTTACTGACCCTTAATTTCCAATTCTTTCAACTCGACGGCAGGAATTTCACTCTCCGTGCCCGTTCGCGTCTTCTGCAGAGCTCGAATGTAGGTGACGATTGCCCAACGATCTTCCGGCGGAATCTGATCGCCATAACCCTTCATCTTGCGGATGCCGTGAGTAATGGTGTTGAAGATCTTGCCATCTGGTTGCGTCAGAAGGTAATCGGTATGCAAGTTCGTTGGAGGAACCCAGGTGGGTTGTTCGCGTTCGATTGCTCGCTGCGAAACCAAGCCATCTCCGTCTCCAGCCAAGCCGTGACAGACCGAGCAGTAAATGTTGTACCGCTTCTGACCACGTTCGACGGTCGATTGTGTGACTTTAATCGGGGCAATCTTTACCCAGTTGGGTTCGTTTTCTTCAGCTGGGGCAGCGGCAGGGGCCTGGCCGTCCGCAGGGGCTTCGGCCATCGGTTGTTCCGCTGCTTCCTCCGCAGGCTTCTCTTCTGCGGGTTCTTCCGCAGCAGGTTCCGCTGGTTTGTCTTCTTCCTGAAGGAAGACGACGTTCTGTTCGTCTGAATCAGCCGCGATACCAGTCACGAATTCCGTATCCAACGAATCGCTGCGCGACACGGTGCCAGGAATTCGAGGCCGCATGGCACGGCCATCTGCGAAGATGTCCGAAGGCATCGTGGTTTGGGTATCCGCACGAAGCTGAACGTCCATGTCGCGAATCGGATTGATCCGTGGCACCGTTGAGGTGGAGTTGTAAGCTTTCCACAGGAGCAGTGGCGGAATCAAGGCGATGACGATCGCACACAGGCCCACGATCTTGATGACCGGAGGAAGGTTGGCTTCGCTTGGGTCTTCGTAGACTTCGAGTACGGCTGTTTGACCGCGGAAGCCATCAAACAATTCACGAGTCTTGTTGGGCTTGTACGATGGATCGTTGATGTCGACGGTCAAGAAGAACTTGTCGTCGGTAGCTCGGGCGAATTCCGGCACGCGGAATAGCGGATTCGAGAACGTTGGCAAGCGGTTGAGTGCCAACATGCCGATGAATACGGCGATGGCGGCATGCAGAATCACCAACTCGAAGATCACCGGAATGTTCGCAGGCAAGCTGAAAGTAGGCTTGGCCGAGATCATGAATGGATAATCGAAGGCGTTGGTATAGTACTGCAGAGCAAGACCAGCGGTTCCACCGATGATACCCAAGGACAACACAATCCAAGGCAGGATGGTTGGCTTGATGCCCAGTGCTTCGTCGATCCCATGAAGCGGGAACGGGGTGAAGGCGTCGGTTTTCGTGTAGCCCGCCTTACGCACTTTTTCGCACGCCACCAACAATGAGTCGGGGTCGTCGAACTGTGCCATCAGCCCGATCAGCTTTTGGTCCGAGTTGTTCGATTCTTGTGCCATTTATCTTTGGCCCTGTGGAAATGCCAGGGAAAAATGTCGGAATATTAGTGGTCGACTTCGTCGTCGTGGTAATCGCCTTGCGGAATGTCGTGGATGTCGTGATGCGGATGAGCCATCACCGACTTGACTTCCGCCATGGCCACGATGGGGCCGAAGCGAACGAACAACAGGAACAACGTGAAGAACAGCCCAAAGCTGCCAACTAACATTCCATAGTCAACCCAGGTAGGAACGAACTCGCCCCACGAGGAAGGTAGGAAGTCGCGTTGCAGCGAGGTTACGGTGATCACAAACCGCTCGAACCACATGCCGATGTTCACGAAAATACTGACGACGAACATGACCCA
It encodes the following:
- a CDS encoding quinol:electron acceptor oxidoreductase subunit ActD → MAQESNNSDQKLIGLMAQFDDPDSLLVACEKVRKAGYTKTDAFTPFPLHGIDEALGIKPTILPWIVLSLGIIGGTAGLALQYYTNAFDYPFMISAKPTFSLPANIPVIFELVILHAAIAVFIGMLALNRLPTFSNPLFRVPEFARATDDKFFLTVDINDPSYKPNKTRELFDGFRGQTAVLEVYEDPSEANLPPVIKIVGLCAIVIALIPPLLLWKAYNSTSTVPRINPIRDMDVQLRADTQTTMPSDIFADGRAMRPRIPGTVSRSDSLDTEFVTGIAADSDEQNVVFLQEEDKPAEPAAEEPAEEKPAEEAAEQPMAEAPADGQAPAAAPAEENEPNWVKIAPIKVTQSTVERGQKRYNIYCSVCHGLAGDGDGLVSQRAIEREQPTWVPPTNLHTDYLLTQPDGKIFNTITHGIRKMKGYGDQIPPEDRWAIVTYIRALQKTRTGTESEIPAVELKELEIKGQ
- a CDS encoding quinol:cytochrome C oxidoreductase — encoded protein: MGGHHKPTITVTDDESIRLNPAWQSVRVVALGAGVVFLLLAMALGLMQEDKSYFFHSFLTSFVYFLSISLGALFFVPIHFLARAGWNVVVRRVAELMMQNLIPMSILFLVILLPVLFGSHSLFDWNNPELTVPGGEHYDQLIAHKSPYLNWGFFAIRAVLYFAAWIGIARYFYTNSLKQDGTGDKQITLNLQKNSSIAVIVFALTVTFASFDWLMSLDPHWFSTIFGVYFFAGCAVSFFAAITLILFLLQSDGKLVGIVTKEHYHDLGKYTFGFTLFWGYIAFSQYLLIWYANIPEETEWYLRRQEHGWAYVAIFLLFGQFFIPFFGVMSRHVRRNKYILSGWAVFILVMHYVDLYYIIMPQVGAADGPPTFGLTDVCCLLGIGGVYISSLIWFATDKPLVPIKDPRLDESLALQNH